A stretch of Alkalicella caledoniensis DNA encodes these proteins:
- a CDS encoding sulfurtransferase TusA family protein, whose amino-acid sequence MAEYTLDCLYEACPIPLLKALKQLNKMNIGDILIMHTDHNCSIIHVVEWTKKEGHYIDYIEIAEGEWEIYIEKAK is encoded by the coding sequence ATGGCTGAGTACACGTTAGATTGTTTATATGAGGCATGTCCGATACCTTTGTTAAAGGCCCTAAAGCAACTTAATAAAATGAATATTGGTGATATTTTAATCATGCATACTGACCATAATTGTTCTATTATTCATGTTGTAGAATGGACAAAAAAGGAAGGACACTATATTGACTATATAGAAATAGCAGAAGGTGAATGGGAAATCTATATTGAAAAAGCAAAATAA
- a CDS encoding YeeE/YedE thiosulfate transporter family protein: MEIYKKVFKEPWPYWVGAIILALLNIILLTTTGSSWRITAGFLNWGSLFLEKIGFDPASWYYFQVYDHGLKDGETFFMNYYTIINIAIIIGGLLSVLWANEFKWKKIKSLKQFLFALGGGIIMGYGTRLSFGCNIGAYFSAIPSFSLHGWVFAIFMFVGAWIGVKILLKYII; this comes from the coding sequence TTGGAGATTTATAAAAAAGTTTTCAAAGAACCATGGCCCTATTGGGTAGGAGCAATTATTTTGGCATTACTAAATATTATTCTATTAACTACTACGGGCTCCTCATGGCGGATAACCGCAGGTTTTTTAAATTGGGGCTCATTATTTTTAGAAAAAATAGGATTTGACCCTGCCAGCTGGTACTATTTTCAGGTGTATGATCACGGTTTAAAAGATGGAGAAACTTTTTTCATGAATTATTATACAATTATTAATATAGCAATTATAATAGGTGGGCTTTTATCAGTATTATGGGCAAATGAATTTAAGTGGAAAAAAATTAAGAGCCTAAAGCAATTCCTATTTGCTTTAGGTGGCGGAATTATTATGGGGTATGGTACACGGCTAAGTTTTGGTTGCAATATAGGAGCTTACTTCTCCGCTATACCTTCCTTTTCTTTGCATGGATGGGTGTTCGCTATCTTTATGTTTGTTGGTGCTTGGATAGGTGTGAAAATACTCCTAAAATATATTATATAA
- a CDS encoding LysR family transcriptional regulator, whose product MNLQYLKAFYITVKLNSISKAAKELHLTQPGLSMQIQSLEKELEVMLLIRSNKGVELTEAGKVVFDYADTMLSMQHNIERDLENLKTSKKELIIGSCKAIGEYALPCSIYVYKQAHPEVYIDYDIANTEDVLKKLSDRTINLGIIQNFVEQKDIIMEKITSDKLLLVTSLPMLRSKITLKELCKLPLIFRETGSGARRTISECLSKYNIGLENLNIIYQLNSMEAIKSSIISGKGISFVPELTIKRELKDSVLREIEVENLNLQSDFYVAYRKGHLLTSYEKDFINFIKSGKRGFC is encoded by the coding sequence ATGAATCTACAATATTTAAAGGCTTTTTATATTACTGTTAAACTAAATAGTATCTCTAAAGCAGCCAAAGAACTACATTTGACTCAACCAGGTCTTAGTATGCAGATACAATCATTGGAAAAGGAATTGGAGGTCATGTTACTTATTAGAAGTAATAAAGGTGTTGAACTTACGGAAGCTGGGAAAGTAGTTTTTGATTATGCTGATACTATGCTTTCAATGCAACATAATATTGAGCGAGACTTAGAGAATCTAAAAACTAGCAAAAAAGAACTGATTATCGGGTCATGTAAAGCAATCGGTGAATATGCTCTTCCTTGTAGTATATATGTTTACAAACAGGCTCATCCTGAAGTTTATATAGATTATGATATTGCTAATACAGAGGATGTACTAAAGAAACTATCTGATAGGACTATTAACCTCGGGATTATTCAAAACTTCGTAGAACAAAAGGATATTATAATGGAGAAAATAACTTCTGATAAGTTGCTCTTAGTAACATCTCTGCCTATGTTAAGAAGCAAGATTACATTGAAGGAATTGTGTAAATTGCCGCTGATCTTCAGAGAAACTGGATCTGGCGCAAGAAGAACAATCTCTGAATGTTTATCAAAATATAACATAGGTTTAGAGAACTTAAACATTATCTATCAATTGAACTCTATGGAGGCAATCAAGTCCTCAATTATCTCAGGAAAGGGAATCTCTTTTGTCCCTGAATTAACTATAAAGCGAGAGCTTAAGGATAGTGTTTTACGGGAAATAGAAGTTGAAAACCTTAACTTACAAAGTGATTTCTATGTGGCCTATCGTAAAGGTCATCTATTAACAAGCTATGAAAAGGATTTTATCAATTTTATTAAGTCTGGCAAACGAGGATTTTGTTAA
- a CDS encoding GGDEF domain-containing protein: MEDSRKFDISFLGEFKNKAIESEFIEYDMRRYAKVLGPIALIFGTIYMMFLIADYFAIDSPYAFTIILVIRSLFLVVSVVVSLAIKKVNNYINLPYMITAYEILAIIGFVVIIGFYESHTVLLFFSVTVLTLAIYIMPNRPIYSQFIVIFLSMPFFMFHAKNIEGIDTTVFLKIIAYYLIMIIYCSIGAYLTNFYKRKQFLDRRELLRVSVTDPLTGIYNRAKFNEEISQWTDNCNRYENIFSLVMLDIDDFKKINDRYGHIIGDSVIQNLATTIQKVIRHTDILARWGGEEFVILLPNTEINQALEMTERIRICIEKSKYHKVENITCSFGLVAHRKNEDSESLLCRVDKLLYDAKNCGKNVVVSEANKIGERVLEIDFQI; encoded by the coding sequence TTGGAAGATAGTAGGAAGTTTGACATATCCTTTTTAGGTGAATTTAAGAACAAAGCCATTGAAAGTGAATTTATTGAATATGACATGAGGCGTTATGCAAAAGTCTTAGGTCCTATTGCACTTATCTTTGGCACAATTTATATGATGTTCCTAATTGCAGACTATTTTGCCATTGATAGTCCTTATGCTTTCACTATTATATTAGTGATAAGATCACTGTTTCTAGTTGTATCGGTAGTGGTATCTTTAGCTATAAAGAAAGTTAATAATTATATCAACCTGCCTTATATGATAACTGCATATGAAATTTTAGCTATTATCGGTTTCGTAGTGATAATCGGTTTTTATGAGTCTCACACTGTTTTATTATTTTTCAGCGTAACGGTTTTGACGTTAGCAATCTATATTATGCCTAACAGGCCTATCTATTCACAGTTTATAGTTATTTTTCTCAGTATGCCTTTTTTCATGTTCCATGCTAAAAATATAGAAGGTATTGATACAACTGTTTTTTTGAAAATAATTGCATATTATCTTATTATGATTATCTATTGTAGTATAGGGGCTTACCTGACTAATTTTTATAAAAGGAAACAGTTCCTAGACAGAAGGGAGCTTTTAAGAGTTTCTGTAACTGATCCATTGACAGGTATTTATAACAGAGCTAAATTCAATGAAGAAATTAGCCAATGGACTGACAATTGTAACAGATATGAGAATATATTCTCTCTCGTTATGCTCGATATAGATGATTTCAAAAAGATCAATGATAGGTATGGACATATTATTGGTGATAGTGTTATTCAAAATCTAGCAACAACAATTCAAAAAGTAATTCGGCATACTGATATTTTGGCTAGGTGGGGTGGGGAGGAATTTGTAATACTTCTTCCAAATACTGAGATTAATCAAGCCCTGGAAATGACGGAAAGAATCAGAATTTGTATTGAAAAAAGCAAATACCACAAAGTAGAAAATATTACTTGCAGTTTTGGATTGGTGGCCCATAGAAAAAATGAAGACTCAGAATCATTACTGTGCAGAGTGGATAAGCTTCTTTATGATGCTAAAAACTGCGGTAAAAATGTTGTTGTAAGTGAGGCTAACAAAATAGGGGAGAGAGTTCTGGAGATAGATTTTCAGATATAA
- a CDS encoding DUF5131 family protein produces MAMWSPWRGCNKYSEGCKYCYIHKGDAKRGVETSTIVKTDNFNAPVAKNKKGEYKIKPGQTVYLCFSTDFLIEEADEWREECWKMIKERSDLNFIFLTKRIERFLHCIPNDWNNGYDNVTVGCTVENQDRADFRLPMFATFPIKHRNIICQPLIEEINIEKYLDNVELVVVGGESDRNARPLNYNWVLSIREQCINKGVSFEFRQCGTRFIKDGKEYTLNVRELCSQARKANIDC; encoded by the coding sequence ATGGCCATGTGGAGTCCTTGGCGTGGTTGCAATAAGTATAGCGAAGGATGTAAATACTGCTATATTCATAAAGGTGATGCTAAAAGAGGAGTAGAAACAAGTACTATCGTAAAAACAGATAATTTTAATGCTCCTGTTGCAAAAAATAAAAAAGGTGAATATAAAATCAAACCGGGCCAAACCGTATACCTATGCTTTTCTACAGATTTTCTTATTGAAGAAGCTGATGAATGGAGAGAAGAATGTTGGAAAATGATAAAAGAACGCTCAGACTTGAATTTCATTTTTCTCACAAAGAGAATCGAAAGGTTTTTACACTGCATTCCAAATGACTGGAACAATGGATACGACAATGTGACTGTTGGTTGCACTGTTGAAAATCAAGACAGAGCAGACTTTAGGCTCCCTATGTTTGCTACATTTCCAATAAAGCATAGGAATATAATTTGCCAGCCACTTATTGAAGAGATAAATATTGAAAAATATCTGGACAATGTTGAACTGGTTGTAGTTGGTGGTGAATCTGATAGAAATGCAAGACCACTGAATTACAATTGGGTTTTATCTATTAGAGAGCAGTGCATAAATAAAGGAGTTAGTTTTGAGTTTAGACAATGTGGAACTCGCTTTATCAAAGATGGTAAGGAATATACACTTAATGTCAGAGAATTATGCAGTCAAGCAAGAAAGGCAAATATTGACTGTTAA
- a CDS encoding DJ-1/PfpI family protein — translation MKKILVFIYDQMADFEVTYAAHLLGASAGKKIITVGYEDKVVRSKCGVAYMPDQVIKNVEVDDDVEGLIIPGGWNHEVREELISLIRALNEKHRLLAAICAGPRFLAKAGVLDHKKFTTSLTEWKDTHRELFKEEDPFPRENFQMARVLTDRNIVTAQGYAFIDFAIEICDWLSLFDTKEEKDDFAKILVDYNFNS, via the coding sequence ATGAAAAAAATATTAGTATTTATTTACGATCAGATGGCTGACTTTGAAGTGACATATGCTGCTCACTTACTTGGTGCAAGTGCTGGAAAGAAAATTATAACAGTTGGATATGAAGACAAGGTTGTAAGGAGTAAATGTGGTGTAGCATATATGCCAGATCAAGTTATTAAAAATGTAGAAGTAGATGATGATGTTGAGGGATTGATTATACCTGGTGGATGGAATCATGAAGTAAGGGAAGAGCTAATTAGTTTAATTAGAGCACTAAACGAGAAACATAGACTTTTAGCAGCAATATGCGCAGGGCCTAGGTTCTTAGCTAAGGCAGGTGTTTTAGACCACAAGAAATTCACCACATCCCTTACTGAGTGGAAAGATACTCATAGAGAGTTGTTTAAAGAAGAGGATCCTTTTCCAAGAGAAAACTTCCAAATGGCAAGAGTTTTAACTGACAGAAATATAGTTACTGCACAAGGCTATGCTTTTATCGATTTTGCCATTGAAATATGTGACTGGTTATCCCTGTTTGATACAAAAGAAGAGAAGGATGACTTTGCTAAAATATTAGTGGACTATAACTTCAACAGCTAA
- a CDS encoding NAD(P)-dependent oxidoreductase, whose amino-acid sequence MNTLKEDANRCLMCKNPKCQQKCPIDTPIPEIIELFKNNELDRAGELLFNNNPLSLICSIVCPHESQCQGNCIKGIKGQPVEFHEIEKYISKNFLNNIEFKQNKILDHRVAIVGSGPAGITIAFLLAMKGYKITLFDNNPKIGGVLRYGIPEFRLAKDILDKILGKLIQLGVKIRPNTLIGPVITIDKLFEDGYKAIFIGTGVWNPKTLNIKGETLGNVHYAIDYLRDPDVYDLGKKVCVIGAGNVAMDAARTAKRNGVAEVTILYRKGFEEMTATKLEIEEAKEDGIMFELFKAPLEILDEGVRYIETKKVVNENGSVSIDQLTGTENIFECDSVIIAVSQSPKNNIVANNRGFETNKHGLLVTDNAGHTSRAGVFASGDVVTGARTVVEAVNHAKIVANSIDAFCKNSK is encoded by the coding sequence ATGAATACACTAAAAGAAGATGCTAATAGATGTTTAATGTGCAAAAACCCCAAATGTCAGCAAAAATGTCCTATAGATACTCCAATACCAGAGATAATAGAACTATTTAAAAATAATGAACTGGATAGAGCAGGAGAGTTATTATTTAATAATAATCCACTTTCACTTATCTGTTCAATAGTATGCCCTCATGAAAGCCAATGTCAGGGAAATTGTATTAAAGGAATAAAAGGACAACCAGTTGAATTCCATGAGATCGAAAAATATATTTCAAAGAATTTTTTGAATAATATAGAATTTAAGCAAAATAAAATATTAGACCATAGAGTAGCTATCGTTGGTTCAGGACCAGCTGGTATTACAATTGCCTTTTTACTGGCTATGAAGGGCTACAAAATAACACTTTTTGATAATAATCCTAAAATTGGTGGAGTATTAAGATATGGTATACCTGAATTTAGGCTAGCAAAGGATATTTTAGATAAAATTCTTGGAAAACTTATACAGTTGGGTGTTAAAATAAGGCCCAATACACTAATTGGCCCTGTTATTACTATAGATAAACTTTTTGAGGATGGATATAAGGCTATATTCATTGGTACTGGCGTGTGGAACCCCAAAACCCTAAATATTAAAGGAGAAACCTTAGGAAATGTCCATTATGCTATAGATTATTTAAGAGATCCGGATGTCTATGATTTAGGCAAGAAGGTTTGTGTTATAGGTGCAGGTAATGTAGCTATGGACGCTGCAAGAACTGCCAAGAGAAATGGTGTAGCTGAGGTAACTATCCTCTATAGAAAAGGCTTTGAAGAGATGACAGCTACAAAGTTAGAAATTGAGGAAGCAAAAGAAGATGGCATTATGTTTGAACTCTTTAAGGCTCCACTAGAAATACTCGATGAAGGTGTTAGATATATTGAAACTAAAAAAGTTGTTAATGAAAATGGATCAGTTAGTATAGATCAGTTAACTGGTACAGAAAATATTTTTGAATGTGATTCTGTGATAATAGCTGTCAGTCAGTCTCCTAAAAATAATATAGTTGCAAATAATAGAGGGTTTGAAACTAATAAACATGGATTATTAGTAACTGATAATGCCGGACACACTTCAAGGGCAGGTGTCTTTGCATCAGGAGATGTGGTTACAGGTGCTAGAACAGTAGTTGAAGCTGTTAACCATGCCAAGATCGTTGCTAACTCAATTGATGCATTCTGCAAAAATAGTAAATAA
- a CDS encoding LytTR family transcriptional regulator DNA-binding domain-containing protein — MLQIKGLYKMQRNNKINNIDLSIHTGNIASIECSREISDMLINLILGKEVPTKGEIFIDGQQNIEFIKKGLKNVGIVFAVEGLYERITVEEYLKFYSELLNSSSNYKDIMMKLGLLDIGNLKISSLSYSQKRRLSFARERLKELKLLIFQEPILNMDKDGSRMILENIEELRGKGVAILNTSVSFKDTILLGGHIYTLDENGIELYEDNKEEFQNVAESGIKEEISTREIKQVEELEAEELEETPMYKIEKIPAKIDDRILLFNPIEIDYIESEKGTSHLNVRGEKFTCTLTLNELENRLIHLGFFRCHRSYLVNLQRVREMITWTRNSYSLILDDKNKSTIPLSKGRIDELRRILNI; from the coding sequence TTGTTACAAATTAAAGGGTTATATAAAATGCAAAGGAACAATAAAATCAATAATATTGATTTATCAATACATACAGGTAATATAGCAAGTATCGAATGCAGTAGAGAGATTAGTGATATGCTGATCAATTTAATTTTAGGTAAAGAAGTACCTACTAAGGGTGAGATATTTATAGATGGTCAACAGAACATTGAATTCATAAAAAAAGGTTTAAAAAATGTTGGAATTGTTTTTGCTGTAGAGGGTCTTTATGAACGGATAACGGTAGAGGAGTATTTGAAATTTTATAGTGAGTTATTAAACAGTAGTAGTAACTACAAGGATATTATGATGAAGCTTGGTTTGCTAGATATAGGTAATCTAAAAATATCTAGCTTATCATACTCGCAAAAAAGGAGATTGAGTTTTGCCAGGGAAAGGTTGAAAGAGCTTAAGCTCCTGATATTTCAAGAACCTATATTAAATATGGATAAAGATGGATCAAGAATGATACTAGAAAACATAGAAGAGTTAAGGGGAAAGGGTGTAGCTATATTAAACACTTCTGTCTCTTTTAAGGATACAATTTTACTTGGAGGGCATATCTATACTCTTGACGAAAATGGGATAGAACTTTATGAGGATAATAAAGAGGAGTTCCAAAATGTAGCAGAATCTGGAATTAAAGAAGAAATAAGTACTAGAGAGATAAAGCAGGTCGAAGAACTGGAGGCCGAAGAATTAGAGGAAACACCTATGTATAAAATTGAAAAAATTCCAGCAAAGATTGATGACAGAATATTACTTTTTAATCCTATTGAAATAGATTATATAGAAAGTGAGAAAGGTACAAGTCACTTAAACGTAAGGGGAGAGAAATTTACTTGTACACTTACTTTAAATGAACTGGAAAATCGATTAATACATCTAGGGTTTTTTAGGTGTCATAGATCCTACCTAGTAAACCTACAACGGGTGAGAGAAATGATTACATGGACAAGAAATAGTTATAGCTTAATCTTAGACGATAAAAATAAAAGCACCATCCCTTTATCTAAGGGAAGGATAGATGAACTGAGGCGCATTTTAAATATATAA
- a CDS encoding ABC transporter ATP-binding protein yields MDNIISVRSVSKNFKENVAIKNLTFNVKEGEIFGFLGPSGAGKTTTIKLLTSQLIPSGGDAMVFDKHAYLQKKEVFKQIGVLTDNSGIYERLSVKDNLSLFAEINEVPKENIAHVLDKVGLLPYQNKEAKKLSRGMKQRLMLARAVLHKPKLLFLDEPTSALDPGTTLEIHRLLRQLNEEGTTIFLTTHNMEEADKLCHRVAFLNEGEIVEMGEPQKLKLKYTNNNIKVILKDDNHVVIKNDKEGAAKINYWMARGDLAAVHSMEPNLEEIFLRLTGREL; encoded by the coding sequence ATGGATAATATTATTTCAGTTAGAAGTGTATCAAAAAACTTCAAGGAGAACGTAGCTATCAAGAACTTAACATTTAATGTTAAGGAGGGTGAAATTTTTGGTTTTCTAGGTCCCAGTGGAGCAGGGAAAACAACTACAATAAAACTATTGACTTCACAGTTGATACCTTCTGGTGGAGATGCTATGGTTTTTGACAAACATGCATATTTGCAGAAAAAAGAAGTTTTTAAACAGATTGGTGTGCTTACCGATAATAGTGGTATATATGAAAGACTTTCTGTTAAAGACAACTTGAGTCTATTTGCAGAGATAAATGAGGTTCCTAAAGAGAACATTGCTCATGTTTTGGATAAGGTGGGATTGTTACCTTATCAAAATAAGGAGGCAAAAAAGTTGTCTAGGGGAATGAAACAAAGGCTCATGTTAGCTAGGGCAGTACTTCATAAACCTAAGCTTTTATTCTTAGATGAGCCTACATCTGCGCTAGATCCTGGCACTACCTTGGAAATTCATAGGCTTTTGCGACAACTAAATGAAGAAGGAACAACTATTTTTTTGACCACCCACAACATGGAGGAGGCAGATAAGCTTTGTCATAGAGTGGCCTTTTTAAATGAAGGAGAAATAGTTGAGATGGGGGAGCCCCAAAAACTAAAGTTAAAGTATACTAATAACAATATAAAAGTAATACTAAAAGACGATAATCATGTGGTGATTAAAAATGACAAAGAAGGTGCTGCTAAAATTAATTATTGGATGGCTAGAGGGGATTTAGCAGCAGTTCATTCTATGGAACCAAACCTAGAAGAGATATTTCTAAGATTAACAGGGAGGGAATTATAA
- a CDS encoding ABC transporter permease — protein MEGSIRRVKALFKKEIKDFPKNMNVSLMCLLPLVLILLFSNIQGDSPNQGMKGIDLLNTGLSTNLVVVSTFAISMLIAEEKEKNTMRTLMLSSVTPAEFLAGKAIVIFLFSIVTNTIIYFIAEIDQQYFGHYFLWSVIVTGIMMQIGGIIGLIAQNQMSTSVLGVPVIFAFMIIPMLAQANDILEKIASILPNHNLSILLENIFSGKGYTNSSYNILVILAWLILAAIAFIYTYNRKSLDK, from the coding sequence ATGGAGGGTTCAATAAGAAGAGTAAAAGCACTGTTTAAAAAGGAGATTAAGGATTTCCCTAAAAACATGAATGTATCACTAATGTGCCTTCTTCCCCTTGTGTTAATACTGCTGTTCTCTAATATCCAAGGAGATAGCCCTAATCAGGGGATGAAAGGGATAGATTTACTAAACACGGGTTTAAGTACAAATCTTGTTGTTGTATCTACATTTGCTATTTCCATGTTAATTGCAGAAGAAAAAGAAAAAAATACAATGAGGACGCTGATGTTGTCATCAGTAACTCCCGCTGAGTTTTTGGCAGGGAAGGCAATAGTTATTTTTCTATTTTCAATAGTAACTAATACAATTATTTATTTTATAGCTGAAATAGATCAACAATATTTTGGGCACTATTTTTTATGGTCGGTGATTGTAACTGGTATTATGATGCAAATAGGAGGAATCATCGGCTTAATTGCTCAAAATCAGATGTCTACAAGTGTTCTTGGTGTGCCTGTAATATTTGCCTTTATGATAATTCCTATGCTTGCACAAGCCAATGATATTTTAGAGAAAATTGCTTCTATATTACCGAATCATAACCTGAGTATATTATTGGAAAACATTTTTTCTGGTAAAGGGTACACCAACTCATCTTATAATATATTAGTCATTTTAGCATGGCTCATCCTAGCAGCCATAGCATTTATCTATACTTACAACAGAAAAAGCTTGGATAAATAA
- a CDS encoding IS1182 family transposase → MSFIQGTDRKQKTMFPDCIEDYIGEDNPVRVIDEYVKLVNMSAFTKSKEHRRGAPGYHPSVLLKLYLYGYVNGIRSSRKLETESHRNIEVVWLLQKLKPDFKTIADFRKENKTQLKQVFKDFTKLCKDLKLLGEEFIAIDGTKIQANNSKKNNFSKKKIQRHKQYIEDKVNSYLDLLESSDKDDSPKLKYTPEEIQQKIEKLKERKIKFEELEKKLQDSESNEISTVDEDARLMDNKNNGVTVAYNIQTAVDSKHSIIVAYDVTNNPADQGNLNSLAEKAKDIFGKRKLEVAADKGYYQADDLMKCERNETTVYLPKQSYSNATGDKDFYGDKFTYVPEKDLYICPLGHELRRINHKSKEPKRIKYRNYDACKNCESKSKCTTAAKGRIINRSPNQDFLDTIDARTEANMDKYLQRQMIVEHPYGTIKRTMNAGYFLTRGMDSVTTETALVLLAYNFKRVINIIGVKELLRILVALRPTLSLYFYMFKSYCTKRQEIYG, encoded by the coding sequence ATGTCATTTATACAAGGTACAGATAGAAAGCAAAAAACAATGTTTCCTGACTGCATAGAAGATTACATAGGTGAGGATAATCCCGTTAGGGTAATTGATGAATACGTAAAACTGGTCAATATGAGTGCATTCACTAAATCAAAGGAACACCGCAGAGGTGCACCAGGATATCATCCCTCTGTTTTATTGAAGTTATATCTATATGGGTATGTAAATGGCATAAGATCATCTAGAAAGCTAGAAACAGAATCTCACAGGAATATAGAAGTGGTTTGGCTATTACAAAAACTAAAACCTGATTTTAAAACAATAGCTGATTTCAGGAAAGAAAATAAAACTCAGCTAAAACAAGTTTTCAAGGATTTTACTAAGTTGTGTAAGGATCTCAAACTATTAGGCGAGGAATTCATAGCAATAGATGGGACTAAAATTCAAGCTAATAATTCAAAGAAGAATAATTTCTCAAAGAAAAAAATACAAAGACACAAACAATATATCGAAGATAAGGTTAATTCCTATCTAGATTTGTTAGAAAGCAGTGACAAAGACGATTCACCTAAACTTAAGTATACACCTGAAGAAATTCAGCAAAAAATTGAAAAACTCAAGGAGCGTAAAATTAAATTTGAAGAGTTGGAAAAAAAACTACAGGATAGCGAAAGTAATGAAATATCTACAGTTGACGAAGATGCTAGGCTTATGGACAACAAAAACAATGGTGTTACTGTAGCATATAACATACAAACAGCTGTAGACTCTAAGCATAGTATTATAGTGGCATATGATGTTACAAACAATCCCGCAGATCAAGGTAATCTAAATTCACTTGCAGAAAAGGCTAAAGATATATTTGGAAAAAGGAAACTTGAAGTAGCAGCAGATAAAGGCTATTACCAAGCAGACGACCTTATGAAATGTGAGAGAAACGAAACAACAGTCTATTTGCCAAAACAGTCGTATTCTAACGCCACAGGAGACAAAGATTTCTACGGAGATAAATTTACTTATGTGCCTGAAAAAGACTTATATATTTGTCCTTTGGGCCATGAATTACGCAGAATAAACCACAAATCAAAAGAACCAAAAAGAATAAAATATAGAAACTACGATGCCTGTAAAAACTGTGAATCAAAAAGCAAATGCACCACTGCAGCCAAAGGCAGGATAATAAATCGGTCACCTAACCAAGATTTTTTGGATACTATAGATGCTAGAACAGAAGCAAATATGGACAAATACCTACAAAGGCAGATGATTGTTGAGCATCCTTATGGAACCATCAAAAGGACAATGAATGCTGGGTATTTTTTAACAAGAGGGATGGATTCTGTAACTACAGAGACAGCCCTAGTTTTGCTAGCCTATAATTTTAAAAGAGTAATAAATATTATAGGAGTGAAAGAACTACTAAGGATATTAGTAGCTCTTAGACCCACTTTATCATTGTATTTTTATATGTTTAAGTCATATTGCACCAAAAGACAGGAAATTTACGGCTAA
- a CDS encoding GNAT family N-acetyltransferase: MQIKIVPVLEEEKTILARLIELYEYDFSEFENSDVNALGLYGYSYLDYYWTEKGRFPYFIKVDDKLAGFVMVCDYCYVSKDPDTLFMSEFFVMKKYRKLGIGKFAAREVFNLHKGKWEMTVHPKNPAAIKFWKNVIEEKVGKNYKHHENICGVYDDALASAYTFEIK; the protein is encoded by the coding sequence ATGCAGATTAAGATTGTTCCCGTGCTAGAAGAAGAAAAGACAATATTAGCTCGTCTTATAGAATTGTACGAATATGATTTTTCAGAGTTTGAAAATAGTGATGTTAATGCCTTGGGGCTATATGGATATTCTTACCTGGACTATTATTGGACAGAGAAAGGACGCTTCCCGTATTTTATTAAGGTTGATGATAAACTAGCAGGCTTTGTGATGGTTTGTGATTATTGCTATGTGTCTAAGGATCCAGACACTCTATTTATGTCTGAATTTTTTGTAATGAAAAAATATAGAAAACTAGGCATCGGTAAGTTTGCTGCAAGAGAGGTATTCAATCTACATAAGGGTAAATGGGAAATGACAGTACATCCTAAAAACCCAGCGGCCATCAAATTTTGGAAGAATGTAATAGAAGAAAAAGTTGGAAAAAATTATAAACATCATGAAAATATTTGTGGAGTTTACGACGATGCTCTAGCTTCGGCATATACATTCGAGATAAAATAA